GGCCGTGAGTCCCTCGTACCCCTGCCGGATGATTTCGTGTCCCGCAGCGAAGGGTATCAGGTGGGTGAACCCGCCGAGATAGATGGTCTGGCCGTCCTCGACGGCGGCGTCGATTGCCCCCGCCATGTCCAGTTGTTTCGACATCTCACACGCCCCGCGGAGCTTCGATTGTATCTCTGTTGACAGCCATGACACAGAGTACCGAGGACACCAACATAAAGTCACAGATGCCGGCGGGGGCCTCTCATGTTCGTGAGCCGACTGTCACAGCGCGGTCGCGACCGCCGGTGTCGCACAACACAGCCCGGCCCCGGGAAACAGTGAAGTCCCCGGCAGTGCAGCGTGTTCCAATGGACTCCTGGACCGTCTCGGGCGGTGACAACACCGATATTCGCGTGGATGCGACGGGACCGGCAGACGCTCGCCGGGTCGTCTTCCTGCACGGCTACTCACAGAGCCGCTTGTCGTGGCGCGAGCAGTTCGACTCCCGGCTGGCCGAGTCGTATCGTCTGGTCGCCCCGGACCTTCGGGGTCACGGGCGCTCGGGAAAACCCGAGGACGCCTACGACGAGTCGGCGCTGTGGGCGGCCGACCTAGCGGCCGTGTTCGACAGCGCCGGCGCCGACGCGCCGGTGGTGGTCGCGTGGTCCTACGGCGGGTTGGCCCTGCTCGATTACCTCGCCGAGCGTGGGACCGACAGGGTTGCCGGCATCAATCTCGTCGGGGCGGTGTCGGCGATCGGAACCGAGTCGGCGACCGAGCGGCTGGGGAGCGAGTACATCGCGCTCATGGACGGACTGACAGACACCGACGCCGAACGGAGCATCGAAGCAATCGAGGGACTCGTCCGAGTGTGTCAGGCGGAGCCGCCCTCGGAGCGGGAACTCGCGTTGATGGCCGGCTACAACGCGCTCTGTCCACCACGCGTCCGCGACGCGCTCCGGTCACGGACGGTCGACCACGAGGCGCTTGCGACCAGCGTCGACCTCCCCGTGCTCGTCACCCACGGCGCGGACGACCGAGTGGTCGACCCGGCGACCGGTGAGCTACACGCGGAGAACCCCCGCGCGCAACACAGCGTCTACCGCGGCGTCGGACACTCGCCGTTTCTCGAACGGCCGGAGCGGTTCACTCGTGAGCTGCTCGCGTTTCTCGACGACCTGTAGCTACCACGCGTCGCGGAGCACGCCCTCGACGGCGTCGGCGTCGACCGCCACGCCCTCCGGCCGGGCGTCCATCAGGCCGTCCTCGACGATTTCCACGGCGATGCTCGGAAGCGACGCCTCGCGCAGTTCGTCGATGTCGCGCAGCCGGCTCGGGAGCCCGAGGTCGTCACGGACCGACTCGACGCCTGCGACGGCCGCCTCAGCGAGTTCGCCGTCGTCCGTGGCCTCGGTTCGTGCGCCGAACGCTCGCGCCAGCGCGGTCCGACTCCCGTCGACCTGCTCGAAGACGAATCGGAGGACGTGGGGCGCGACGACCGCGTGGATGGTCCCCTGGTGAACGTCGTAGTCGTGGGAGAAGCCGTGGCCGAACGCGTGGATGATCGAGGCCTTGTACCGGCCGGGAGTGGAGATGCCGTACTGTGCGAGCACGACGCCGTCGCCGACGTGTTCGACGCCCTCGACCACTGGGACGACGTGCTCGCCGACCAGCGGTATCTCGCCGATGACCGACTCACGCTCGCCGACGTGCGCATGTTCCCGACGCTGATTCGGTTCGACGAGTGTTACCACACGGCGTTCAAGTGCAACAGGCAGTATCTCCACCAGTACGACAACCTGTGGCCGTATCTGCGCGACCTCTACCAGACGCCGGGCGTCGCCGAGACCGTCCGCATGGAGCATATCAAAGACGACGGCTACTACCAGGGGGAGCTCACGCCGATTGGCCCACAGCTCGATTACGAGGCCGCACACGACCGAGACCGGCTTCCGACGGCAGCCGACGTGTCGTCGCAGTCGCCGTAGCGCGCCGGGCGGCTAAATCGCGGCTCCGATGAGGAAGACGATCGCCGCGAGAACGAGCGCGCCGATGGCGACGTACGGGAGCGGAATCCCGGCCACGCTAGCGGAGGTCTCCGCCTCATCGTCCGGCGACTCAGCCATTCAGACTCGCGCCTCGGTCGGGACGGCGCGGTCGGCTGCGGGAAACGACGACGCGCGTGGGAGCGGTGGGACGAGCACAGTCGTAGTACGGACGCTCGGAACGTATCTCTTCTGGACGACGGGAGACGCACACCGACGGCGTCCCCAGCAACGCTTTTGATGAAATCGCTGTTGTATACCCACGAGCGACACGGACATGAGCAAGCAACGAACTGGACGGGAGCGCTCGTGGTAGCGGTGCCACGCGTGAGCGTCGATGTCGGTGGCACCTTCACCGATGTCGCGCTGCTGACGGAGGCGGGGCTCGCGACCGCGAAGGTCCCGTCGACGGAAGCACAGAGCGAGGGCGTCGTAGCTGGCATCGAGAAGGCGTGCGAGCGGGCGAACATCGCCCCGAGCGATATCGAGGCGTTCACCCACGCGATGACCGTCTCGGTGAACGCGCTGTTGGAGCGAACGGGGGCCGAAACGGCCCTCGTGACGACGGCCGGGTTTCGTGACGTGCTCGAAATCGGCCGCCAGACGCGGCCGTCGCTGTACGACCTCGACGCCGAGAAGACGCCGCCGCTCGTCCCGCGCAGGAACCGGTTCGAAATCGCCGAACGGACGACCGTCGACGGCATCGAGGAGCCGGTCGACACGGCGGACGTACACGCGCTCGCCGACGAACTCGAGGACGCGGAGAGCGTGGCGATCTCGCTGCTTCACGCCTACAGGGACGGTGCCAACGAATCCACGGTCGCCGAGATACTCAGAGAGAGGCTGGACGTTCCGGTTTCGGTCTCACACGAGGTGTTGTCCGCCTTCCGCGAGTACGAGCGCACGTCGACGACGGTAGCCGACGCGTACGTCCGGCCGGCGATCGATTCGTATCTGGGCGAACTCACCAGCCGAGCCGAGCGGCTCGGGATTCCGTCACCTCGGGTGATGCAGTCGAACGGCGGGATTGCCGACGCCGAGACCGTGCGAGACCACGCGGTCACCACCGTGCTGTCGGGACCGGCGGCGGGCGTCGTCGGGGCGGCGACGAGCGCCGAGCGGTCGGTCGACCCGACCGAATTCGAGGGGTTCGTCACGTTCGACATGGGTGGTACCTCCAGCGACGTGAGTCTCGTCCGAGATGGGGAAATCGCCCGCACGACGGACGGTGAAGTCGGCGGCCACCCGATTGCGACACCGATGGTCGACGTGACGACGGTCGGGTCCGGCGGCGGCTCGATTGCGTGGGTCGATGCCGGCGGTGCACTCCGCGTCGGACCGGAGTCGGCCGGCGCAACCCCCGGCCCGGCCTGCTACGGGCGCGGTGGCACCGAGCCGACGGTGACCGACGCAAACCTCCTGTTGGGGTATCTCGGCGAGGACGCGACCCTCGGCGGCGAGGTGTCACTCGACGCGGACGCTGCACGCGAGGCGTTGGCATCGCTGGCCGACGAGGCGGGGCTGGATTCCGCCCGCGAGGCAGCGGCCGGCGTGTACCGAGTCGCGAACGCGAAGATGACGCGTGCGATTCGCTCCGTGACGGTGGAACGCGGCTACGACCCTCGGGAGTTCGGTCTCGTGGCCTTCGGTGGGGCCGGCCCGATGCACGCGACCGCACTCGCCGAACGCCTCGACATCGACTGCGTCGTCGTGCCGCTCGCAGGCGGTGTCCTATCCGCGTACGGGCTGCTCGGCGCAGACGAACAACACGACGCCGTACGGACCCATCGGACCGGACTCGCCGAAACGGAGCCCGGTGAGCTGGAAGCGGTGTACGATGACCTCACCGAAGACGCCCGCGGTCAGAGCACGCTCGGCTCCGAGCAGCACGTCGAGCGGACGGCTGACCTCCGGTACGCCGGACAGAGCTTCGAACTGGAGGTCGGGGTGGACGACCCGCTCTCAATCGAGGCGATGCGGGACCGGTTCCACACGGCCCACGAGCGCGCATACGGGTACCAGATGGACGAGCAGGTCGAACTCGTCACGCTCCGCGTCGCTGCGAGCGTCGAAAACGACGTTCCTCCGACTAGCTACACGGGTGGCGATGACACGCCGGTACGGAACCGATACGGCGTGTTCGACGGGAGCCGCCGGACGATACCGGTGTACGTCCGGGAGAGCCTCGCTCCGGACGAGAGAATCGACGGACCAGCGGTCGTCGAGGACGACGAGAGCACCGTCGTCGTCCGCCCGAGCTGGACCGGTACCGTCCGCCCGGACGGAACGCTGGTGTTGAATCGGGGTGAGCAGGCGTGAGTCTCGACGCGGTCTCGCTCGAAGTGCTCCGCCACCAGCTGTCGGGCATCGCCGAGGAGATGGGCCACGTCCTGATTCACGGCGCGTACTCTCCGAACATCAAGGAGCGACAGGACTGCTCGACTGCCCTCTTCGATGCTGAGGGACGGATGGTCGCACAGGCGGAGCATATCCCCGTCCATCTCGGAGCGATGCCGGAGGCCGTCGAGACCGTGATGGCTCGCGACCCCCAGCCCGGCGATGCATACGTGCTCAACGACCCGTTCGACGGCGGGACACACCTCCCGGACGTGACGATTGTTGCGCCCCTCGTCGTCGAGGGAGAGATCCTCGGATACGGGGTCACGCGCGCCCACCACGGCGATATCGGAGGAATGACTCCCGGCAGTATGCCCGCCGGTGCGACGGAAATCTATCAGGAGGGGCTTCGGCTGCCCGCAGTCAGGCTCGTGGAGAACGGCACCCTCGACGAGGACGTGGTGTCGCTCGTCCTCGCGAACGTTCGCAACCCCGACGAGCGGCGGGCCGACCTGCGGGCACAGTTGGCGGCCAACGACCGCGCGAACGAGCGGATCGCCGAGTTGGTCGAGAGCCACGGTCGCGAGCGAATTCTCGATGCGTTCGACGCGGTCATCGACTACTCCCGCGAGCGCACCGAGAACGAAATCGCGACGATTCCCGACGGGACCTACGAGGCGCGCGACGTGCTCGAAGGGGACGGCGTCACCGACGAGCCGATTCCGATCGCGGTGACCGTCACGGTCGACGGGGAGACGGTCGCGGTTGATTTCGACGGGACCGCCGACCAGGTGGACGGCAACATGAACGCGCCGTTGTCAGTCGCGAAGAGCGCAGTCTACTTCGTCGTTCGTGCGGTGACCGACCCGGACATCCCACCCACGGACGGCTGTTACCAGCCGGTCACGGTGCGTGCGCCGGCAGGGTCGTTGCTCAACCCGACACAGCCAGCCGCTGTCGTCGGTGGAAACGTCGAGACGAGCCAGCGTGTCACGGATGTCGTGCTGGCCGCCTTCGCCGAGGCGCTCCCCGAGGAGATACCGGCACAGGGGCAGGGAACGATGAACAACCTCATCATCGGTGGTCGCACCGAGACCGACTTCACGTACTACGAGACGATTGCTGGTGGCTTCGGCGGGCGACCGGCCCGCGACGGCATGGACGGCGTGCAAGTCGGCATGACGAATACGCTCAACACACCGATTGAGGCGCTTGAAGCGGAGTATCCGCTGCGCGTCGAATCCTACACGCTTCGTCCAAACAGTGGTGGCGATGGCCGCTACCGTGGTGGGCTCGGACTCGTCCGGTCGGTGACCGTCGAAGCGGATGCGACCGTCTCGCTACTCACCGAGCGCCGGCAGGTCTCCCCGGCAGGGACGCGCGGCGGCAACGACGGGACGACGGGCGAGAATTACATCGACGGCCAGAGAGTGCCCGCAAAGACGACCGAGACGGTTTCGGCGGGAACGACGGTGACGGTGAAGACGCCCGGCGGGGGCGGCTACGGCGACCCTGACGAGCGAGCAGCCGAAGCCCGAGCGAACGACCGCCGGGACGAGAAGACGGGAGCCGATGCCGACGACACCTGAACTCGAAGAGCCGAGGCGAACCGCCGGAGAATCGACCGAGAGACGGCAAAACGGCCGTGGTGCATCAACGGTTAAGCTGGATGCTACCGATACACACACCGTATGTCTCAACAGGTTCAGGAGGAGTTAGACGTCGACGTGTTCACGCTGGGACTGGTCGGTCCCGAGCAGGAGTGGGCTGGCACGGTCGCCGACGGAGGCACGGTCCGCACCCACACGCCGCCGGCCTGCTGGGGGCCGATGATTACGCCGGAGTTCCGCGGCGGCCACGAGGTGACCCGGCCGATTCGCGTCGAGAACGCCGAGCCCGGCGACGCGCTCGTGGTCGAAATCAACGACGTGGAGGTGACGAGTCTCGCGACCTCGACGGGGAGCATGGCCGAACGCGAGGGTGCCTTCGGCGACGACCCGTTCGTCGACCACGTCTGTCCGGAGTGTGGCACCGAGTGGCCCGACAGCATCGTCGAGGGGACGGGCGAGGAGTCGATTCGGTGCGCGGAGTGTGGCGCGAACGCCTCCTCGTTCGGCTTCGAGTACGGCTACACGGTGGCGTTCGACGACGACCACACGGTCGGCGTGACGGTCGGGCGCGACGGCGCGGATATGCTCGCCGACGACGCCCACGAGGCGATGCAGCTCCCGGACAACTCGCGTCAACATCCGATTTTGCTCTACGGTCCCGACGAGATGCCGGGGGCACTCGGTCGGCTGCGGCCGTTCATCGGCAACATCGGCACGACGCCGGGCGAGGAGTATCCCGACTCGCACAACGCCGGCGACTTCGGCCAGTTCCTCATCGGTGCCGAACACGACTGGGGCGTCGAGGACGAGGCGGCCCTGGAGTCGCGAACGGACGGCCACATGGACTCGAACGACGTGCGCGCCGGGGCGACGCTCATCTGTCCGGTGCGCATCGAGGGCGGCGGGCTGTACGTCGGTGACCTCCACGCCAATCAGGGCGACGGCGAACTCTCTCTGCACACGACGGACGTGAGCGGGAAGACGGAACTGGAGGTCTCCGTCGTCAAGGACGTGAATCTCGACGGTCCGCTGCTGTTGCCGAACGAGGAGGACCTCCCGCACATCGCGAAGCCGTACACCGACGCCGAGCGCGAGGCCGGAGCGGCTGTCGCCGACGAGTACGACGTCGACGAGCTTGCCGACGCCGCACCGGTCCAGTTCATCGGCTCCGGCGCGACGATTAACGAAGCCACCGAGAACGCCTTCGACCGGGCCGGGAACCTCCTCGGGATGACCGAAGGCGAGGTGCGCGGCCGCTGTACGTTCACCGGCGGCGTCGAGGTTGCACGCCTGCCGGGAGTCGTCCAGCTATCCATGCTCGTCCCGATGGACCTGCTCGAGGAGACGGGGCTGGCCGAGACTGTCCGGGCGACGTACGACCTGTAACGTTCGGCGCGGGACTCGGAGGCGTCGTCACCCGCCCTGCATCGCGGGAAACAGCTTCACGTCTGCGTCTGGCGGACAGTCAGTGTCCATCGTCGCTTTCTCGCCGTCGACGACGACGCGCACGCTCGGTCGAAGCTCCCCGTCGCAGTCGACCAGATGCGAATCGAGCTTCGGGTACGACTCGCGGAGCGCAGCGACGACCCCGCCGACCGTCTGGTCTGCCGGCGAGAGCGCGACCGTCTTGCTCCCGGTCACGGACCGCAGCTGTCCGTACACCTGAATCTTCATAGGCCGAGTATCGGGGAGTAGCGACAAGAGTTGTGTGGCGCGGGAAACGGTACAGTTCGACCGCCTCGGAGACGCGTTACGCCTTCGCGGGCGAGGAGGACCGCACTCCAGTCACCTCGAACCGTGCACCGCCGGTCTCGCTGTCCGTGACACGGACCTGCCAGCCGTGGGCGTGGGCGATGGACCTGACGATGCTCAGTCCGAGTCCGGTGCCCTGCTCTCGGGTCGAGTACTCCCACCCGAAGACGTCGTCGCGTGCGTCCGGCGGAACACCGGGACCGTCGTCCTCGATGAAGAAGCCGTCCGGGAGCGATCCGACGCGAACCTGCACGTCGTCGCCCCCGTGTTCGACGGCGTTTCGCAACAGGTTCTCCAAGAGCTGCTTCACGCGTGACCTGTCACCGAAGAACGCCTCGTCGACGTCACCGCCGGTGGTCAGTGTGGCATCGTCCGTCGCGACCACCTCCCAGCACTCGTCGGCCAGCGAGTCGAGGGTGATCGGCTCCGTCTCCTCGATTTCCATCTCCGCTCTGGTCAACGAGAGGAGGTCCTCGATGAGTTGTTGCATGCGGTTGAGGGCGCGTTCGACGGCGTCGAAGTGTTCGGCGTCGCCCGTCTCGCGGGCCATCTCGAGCCGGCCCTCGAAGACGCTCAACGGATTGCGGAGGTCGTGGCTGACGATCGAGGCGAACCGGTCGAGCCGTCGGTTCTGCTCGGTGAGCTGTTCGGTCGTCTGTTCTCGCTGGAGTTCGTAGCTCGCCCAGTGGGCAAGCAGGTCGACGATGGTGACCTCCCAGTCGCCGAACTGCTGTTCGCGCGGCTCGGTGTCGTAGAAACAGAACGTCCCGTACACCTTGCCGTCGACGATTACGGGGGCACCGAGATAACACGATACGCCCCACTCTGCGTAGCCCGCGCGCTCGGTCTCCTCGGGCGTATCTCGTTGCACGTTGCCGGCGACCAACGTCTCGGTCTCGCTGGCGACGCGTTCACAGTTCGTCGCCTCGACCGGAACCACGTCGCCTGCTTCGATATCATCGTTGTCGGTGTCGACGACTTCGAAGATGTACTCGTCGCCGTCGATGTGCGACAGCGAGCCGTACTCCGTGCCGAGTTCGTCCCGGCCGAGCGCGAGCAGCGCCTGAATCTTCTCGGTGAACGACGTGTCGCGGTTGGCGGTGAGAGTGTGCATCTCACGCAGGACGCGTTCTCGGTGTTCGAGCGTCTGCTCGCGCGGTCGTTGCTCGGTGATGTCGCGGAAATAGATGGACAACCCCTGTTCGGACGGGTAGGTGCGAATCGAGAGCCACGCATCCAGCGGCTCGTAGTACTCCTCGAACGTGACCGGCGTCTGTTTCTTCAGCGCCTGATGGTGCTTGTTGTAGAACGTCGTCCCGACGGCCTCGGGAACTTCCTTCCAGAGGTGGCGGCCTTCGAACACCGCGGTCTCCGGATTGTATCCCATCGCGCGGCCGAGAATTTCCCGTCCCGCGTCGTTCGTGTACGTAATCTTCCACTCTCGGTCGACGGCGAAGAAGCCGTCGGTCATCCGGTCGAGGATGTCCGAGCGGTCCTGCTCGGCCGCCTTTCGCTTCTCGATGCTGTGGCTATCGACGACGTAGCCACCGAGTTCGGACACCGGCTCGGCCGTGCCGCGCGATTCGACCCAGTGCCACGACCCGTCGCTCTCCCGAAATCGGTACTCGACCGCTTCGACGTCGCCATCGACCGCACCGGTCGTCAGTCGCTTGAACGAATCGAGGACGCGCTCTCGGTCCTCGGGGTGGACGTGCAGAAAGACGTTTTCGCCGACGAGGTCGGCATCGGCGTAGCCGAGAAGGCCGAGTCCGGGACTCTGGTACCGAACGTCTCCGGTTTCGTCGATGACCGTCAACATCCCCGTCGACTGCGAGAGAAGAGCTTCATACGCAGACGTGGACAACTCCATGCTAGAGGGAGCCGGCCGGTGGATATAAGCATTCTTGCGGTGGGTTAATCGCCGTTTTCGGAGCCATGGGGCCGGCTTTCGCGTGAATCGGAGTTGCGACACCGCTCGCGGTCTCTGCCCCGCCTCGGCAGGACCGGCAACCGCCGGTCCCGGCGTAGCGACCACGAATGATTTGTCGCTCCGAGATATACCCGGACGTATGGACTGTCCCCGGTGTGGTGGCGACGTAACCGTCTTCGAGCTCGACGAGGCGGTTTCGCAGGTGTGCGAGGAGTGCTCGCACGTGGGGGTGCTGGCCGACCACCGGCGAGAGGACGCTCCAATCGAGTCGTGGGATGACGCGTTAACCCGGTTCCAGGCGGTGTTCCCGGAGGCTATCCCGGACGGTATCGCCCGCGTCGACGATGACACCGCACCGCCGGACGCACCGACGGACGACGATTCGTCTGCCGGCGGCGAGTTCCAGTTCCGCGGCACTCTCGAGTCGACGACGGTTACTGAATCGGAGCCGGGTATCGACGTTTCGGCCGGCGACTCGCGGCGGGACACACTCCAACGCGGCGACGCAACCGTCGTCGCAGTCTCTGACCCTGACGCGAGCGATGCGGACGGGGACCCTGCGGCCAACGCCGGCGACGGTGCCGGTGACACAGACTCCGCGGCCGCTGCTACCGAAGAAGCCTCGAACGGCTCTGCCGGGTCGGCTGCGGGTGATACGGAGAGCGGCGACGGGGACGCGGCAACCGACCCGGACGAGACGGCGTGACAACCCCGTGTGAGTGCCGACTGTTTTGTACCGTCCCGAGAAGAGGGAGATATGCCGACCGTTGAAATCACGGACGACCAACAGGAGCGGTTCGCTGCGATTCGAGACCAACTGACGGCGGCACACGCCGGCGAGTACACCTCGGTCCAACCGACCGACGTGATGGCGTACCTGCTCGACGTGGCCGAAGCGGCCGACGACCCGACGGCTGCGACGGGAGACGCGCCGAGTGCGGCTGCCGACACGGCGGCGACAGCCGACGATGCGGCGACGGACGAGACGGAGCCGTCCGACGGCGGGTCGGAGAGCGACCAGGAATCCAGTGGTCCGGCCGGCGGTGTCGGAGCGGGCCCCGGGATGTTGAATCTGCTCGAAGACCACGAGGAGAAGTGGCACGAGGCCGAGGGCGATGCACGCTACGAGGTCGAGTTGCCCGACGATACCACCGAGACGGCCCGGACGCGTGACGACGTGAAGGCGATTCTGTTCAAACACTACCGATGACGCTACTCGACCGCGTGCGACGGTGGCTGTTCGGTGGAGACGACGCCGAGTCGTCGGAGACCGAGTCGGAGTCGGCGTCGGCAAACGCCGGCGAGCAGCGGCTCGACCCCGATAACGTCACGCAGACCCGAACCACGAGCGACGACGACGCCGTCTCGCAGTTGCAGGATGTCAAACGTGAGGAGACGGACGAGGAGCGTTCCGACGGCTGAGGGGTTCGAGCCAAACTATCATATTCACCGGGTGAGTACCGTCGCTCGATGACCGAGGACGACACCACCGACACGCCCCCGGAGAATGCGCTGCTCGGGCTCTACGAGCGATACATCGGTGAGCCGGAAACAGAGTCAGAGGTGTATCTCGGCTTCGGTCTCTTCTTCGCGGGCGTCGCGTGTGCCGCGATCGGACTCGTGTTGTTCGTCGCCGGAGCCAGCCTCTACGGTCTCCGGACCGCCGGCTACTTCGCGCTGGCACAGCCGGGGTATCTCCTCGGAATGCTCTCGGTCCCCCTCGCGCTGCTTTCGGTCGTGGTGCTGTTGCCAACCGAACGCCGGGCACAGGTCGCCGGACTCGTCGGCATCGCCATCACCGTCGTCGCGAGCATCGCCTTCCTGCTCTCGTACCCCGAACGGTGGTTCGAGTTCGGGACACAGAACACGCTTCTGGTGGTCGGGACCTACGCAGTCGGCCTCGCGCTCTTGGCCGCCGTCACCGGAAGCGCGCTCGTCGCCCACCAGCTGGAGCGGGCACAGACGACCGCGACCGTCCCTGACGAGACCGCGACCGAAGAGCCGGAAGAACACATCAGCGACGAGGAGGTGCAGGCCGACATCGACGCGGCCATGTCCGACGTCGAACTCTCCTGGGGCGGTGTCGAGAAAGATAACAACCGGGACCTCTCGTTTCGCGAAGACTACGCCGACGACGCGGGCGGGAGCCTGAACGCCGAGGCCGAAACGACGGTCAACCCCGGGGGCGTCGACGCGCAGGTCGAGGGGCTTCGACAGCTCAAGGGCGGCGACCGTGACGTACAGACATCGGAGTCGACGGTCGACGACCAGACCGCGGCGCTGAACGAGCTCAGAGAGCAGAAGCGCGACGACGAGGTCGACCCCGTGGCCGACGACTCCGAAGGTGTCGTCGCGCGGCTGCGCTCGTGGCTGTCGAACTGAGTCGTCGCGCTACAGTGAGCTGTATTGACGTACAGACCGCGGGAGAGATGGCAGCAATTACGCTGAACGAAAACGGCGAATAGATTTATGAGATAGGGCCGCCGGGGTATCTGTATGGCAATTGGTCTCGACGTGGGCACGATGAATATCCTGTCGGCGAGTCAAGAGGGAACCGACACGGTGTTCGTCCAGCAGCGAAACTCATTCGTGGAAATCGAGTACTCCGACATGGCCGAGCAGATGCTCTCCCGGAGTGACGTGCTCCACATCCGCAAGGACGACAAGGTGTACGTCGTCGGTGACGACGCGTTGAACTTCGCGAACATCTTCAACAAGGAGACGCGCCGTCCGATGCAACACGGCATCCTCTCCAGCGACGAGCAGTCGGCCATCCCGATGATGAAGCTCATCATCGAGCAGGTGGTCGGCGAGCCGGACCGCCCCGGCGAGCGGCTGTACTTCTCCTCGCCCGCGGACCCCATCGACAGCGACCTCTCGACGCTGTACCACCAGAAGACCATCGAGTCGTTCCTGAACGACATGGGGTACGACGCCGAGCCGATCAACGAGGGGATGGCCGTCATCTACTCCGAGCTGGCAGACCACTCGTTCACCGGGCTGGGCATCTCCTTCGGTGCCGGGATGACGAACGTCTGTCTCTCCTACTACGCGGTGCCGGTGATGAAGTTCTCCGTCGCCCGCGGTGGCGACTGGGTCGACGAACAGGCCGCTCAGGCGACCGGCACGCCGGTCGATAAGGTCACCTCAATCAAGGAGGAGGACTTCGCGCTGGACTTCCAGACCGACGTCGGCGGCGTCGAGGGCGCGCTGTCCATCTACTACGAGAACCTGCTCGAGTACGTCATCGAGAACATCGTCGCGGAGGTCGACGAGGAGGACATCGAGGAGGGTCTCGACGTCCCGGTCGTCGTCACCGGTGGGACCGCCAGCCCGGACGGGTTCAAAGAGCTGTTCCAGGACCACCTCGAAGGCTCCAACATCCCGTTCAGCATCAGCGAGGTGATGCACGTGGACGAACCGCTCTACAGCGTTGCTCGTGGCGGGCTCGTGGCCGCTCGCTCGGACGAACAGGACGACAGCGCCGGCCAACAGCAAGCCGAGGCCGGCGAGGACTGAGTCGCTGTCCGGTCGACCGGACCGGGTCGCTCAGTCGTCGCGGAGCTGGCCCCCGCAGTGTGGGCAGTACGCGTCTCCCGGAGCGTCCGTCATATCGGCTCCGCAGTGAGGACAGAAGCTCACGCTGTCGGCACCGGCGCTCGATGACGCTGCAGTGGGCTCTCGGTTGGCCGTCGCAGTCGACTGACCGGCCGGCTCGGCTCTGTCGAAGACGTTGGTGTTCGACGCGCCGGCGTCCGCTCGGTCGGGCGTGTCGGAGACACGCTTGTCGACCGTCTTCGATGCCGTCGTTCGGCCGTCGTGGTGGCCGAGCGTGCCCAAGAGCACTCGCGACCCACGGCTGTCGACATCGGGGGACTCTGCAGCGATAGCGTACACCGTGGCATCCTGCCCGCCTACGTAGACGGTTCCGTCTTTGACCGTCGGCGAAGACTGGACCGGGTCGTCCGTT
This portion of the Halosegnis longus genome encodes:
- a CDS encoding alpha/beta fold hydrolase, translated to MDSWTVSGGDNTDIRVDATGPADARRVVFLHGYSQSRLSWREQFDSRLAESYRLVAPDLRGHGRSGKPEDAYDESALWAADLAAVFDSAGADAPVVVAWSYGGLALLDYLAERGTDRVAGINLVGAVSAIGTESATERLGSEYIALMDGLTDTDAERSIEAIEGLVRVCQAEPPSERELALMAGYNALCPPRVRDALRSRTVDHEALATSVDLPVLVTHGADDRVVDPATGELHAENPRAQHSVYRGVGHSPFLERPERFTRELLAFLDDL
- a CDS encoding iron-containing alcohol dehydrogenase — translated: MVEGVEHVGDGVVLAQYGISTPGRYKASIIHAFGHGFSHDYDVHQGTIHAVVAPHVLRFVFEQVDGSRTALARAFGARTEATDDGELAEAAVAGVESVRDDLGLPSRLRDIDELREASLPSIAVEIVEDGLMDARPEGVAVDADAVEGVLRDAW
- a CDS encoding glutathione S-transferase C-terminal domain-containing protein, which produces MFDALDHWDDVLADQRYLADDRLTLADVRMFPTLIRFDECYHTAFKCNRQYLHQYDNLWPYLRDLYQTPGVAETVRMEHIKDDGYYQGELTPIGPQLDYEAAHDRDRLPTAADVSSQSP
- a CDS encoding hydantoinase/oxoprolinase family protein; this translates as MVAVPRVSVDVGGTFTDVALLTEAGLATAKVPSTEAQSEGVVAGIEKACERANIAPSDIEAFTHAMTVSVNALLERTGAETALVTTAGFRDVLEIGRQTRPSLYDLDAEKTPPLVPRRNRFEIAERTTVDGIEEPVDTADVHALADELEDAESVAISLLHAYRDGANESTVAEILRERLDVPVSVSHEVLSAFREYERTSTTVADAYVRPAIDSYLGELTSRAERLGIPSPRVMQSNGGIADAETVRDHAVTTVLSGPAAGVVGAATSAERSVDPTEFEGFVTFDMGGTSSDVSLVRDGEIARTTDGEVGGHPIATPMVDVTTVGSGGGSIAWVDAGGALRVGPESAGATPGPACYGRGGTEPTVTDANLLLGYLGEDATLGGEVSLDADAAREALASLADEAGLDSAREAAAGVYRVANAKMTRAIRSVTVERGYDPREFGLVAFGGAGPMHATALAERLDIDCVVVPLAGGVLSAYGLLGADEQHDAVRTHRTGLAETEPGELEAVYDDLTEDARGQSTLGSEQHVERTADLRYAGQSFELEVGVDDPLSIEAMRDRFHTAHERAYGYQMDEQVELVTLRVAASVENDVPPTSYTGGDDTPVRNRYGVFDGSRRTIPVYVRESLAPDERIDGPAVVEDDESTVVVRPSWTGTVRPDGTLVLNRGEQA
- a CDS encoding hydantoinase B/oxoprolinase family protein; protein product: MSLDAVSLEVLRHQLSGIAEEMGHVLIHGAYSPNIKERQDCSTALFDAEGRMVAQAEHIPVHLGAMPEAVETVMARDPQPGDAYVLNDPFDGGTHLPDVTIVAPLVVEGEILGYGVTRAHHGDIGGMTPGSMPAGATEIYQEGLRLPAVRLVENGTLDEDVVSLVLANVRNPDERRADLRAQLAANDRANERIAELVESHGRERILDAFDAVIDYSRERTENEIATIPDGTYEARDVLEGDGVTDEPIPIAVTVTVDGETVAVDFDGTADQVDGNMNAPLSVAKSAVYFVVRAVTDPDIPPTDGCYQPVTVRAPAGSLLNPTQPAAVVGGNVETSQRVTDVVLAAFAEALPEEIPAQGQGTMNNLIIGGRTETDFTYYETIAGGFGGRPARDGMDGVQVGMTNTLNTPIEALEAEYPLRVESYTLRPNSGGDGRYRGGLGLVRSVTVEADATVSLLTERRQVSPAGTRGGNDGTTGENYIDGQRVPAKTTETVSAGTTVTVKTPGGGGYGDPDERAAEARANDRRDEKTGADADDT
- a CDS encoding acetamidase/formamidase family protein; this encodes MSQQVQEELDVDVFTLGLVGPEQEWAGTVADGGTVRTHTPPACWGPMITPEFRGGHEVTRPIRVENAEPGDALVVEINDVEVTSLATSTGSMAEREGAFGDDPFVDHVCPECGTEWPDSIVEGTGEESIRCAECGANASSFGFEYGYTVAFDDDHTVGVTVGRDGADMLADDAHEAMQLPDNSRQHPILLYGPDEMPGALGRLRPFIGNIGTTPGEEYPDSHNAGDFGQFLIGAEHDWGVEDEAALESRTDGHMDSNDVRAGATLICPVRIEGGGLYVGDLHANQGDGELSLHTTDVSGKTELEVSVVKDVNLDGPLLLPNEEDLPHIAKPYTDAEREAGAAVADEYDVDELADAAPVQFIGSGATINEATENAFDRAGNLLGMTEGEVRGRCTFTGGVEVARLPGVVQLSMLVPMDLLEETGLAETVRATYDL